The following is a genomic window from Hymenobacter chitinivorans DSM 11115.
TACCGGGGCTTTTTGCTGAAGGCGGAGCCTCGTATTATTCGGCGCGGGCCAGGGGCGTATCCACCACGTGCTCGGACACGAACCAGACCTGCATTTCGTTGGCGCGCAACACTTCGCTGATCAACAAATCATTGGTGCCGTCGTCGCCGCTCTCATCCGCCTGCTGGGCAAAATCGTGACAGTTTTTGAGGATAATCTGGTGGGCTTCCAGCAGGCGCGAGACCTGAATGGGAGCCTCTTCCCGGTCACGGGGCGGGCGCGGGATGCTGGCTAGCTCGGCTACGTCGTGGGCCATAGCCACGGCCACGCCACCCAGAATCTGGATACGCTCGGCAATGGTATCCACCAGCACGCTCTGCTCCTCGTAGTGCTTATCGTAGAGCAGGTGCAGCTGGTAGAACGTGGGGCCTACCACCTGCCAATGGTGTTTCTTGTAGAGGTCGCGCAGGGTAATAGTATCAGCCAACATCTGGTTGAGGTTGGCTACGCTTTGCTCGCGGGTTTTTTCATCGAGCCCAATCGGCAGGCGCTGCGACACGGTACCGTACTTTTGCAGGG
Proteins encoded in this region:
- a CDS encoding Dps family protein translates to MATTNTTKKPAATKAAAPKKSAASADGVAAGKAAGNGQAGPSVQPILNQQFHAPAPLQKYGTVSQRLPIGLDEKTREQSVANLNQMLADTITLRDLYKKHHWQVVGPTFYQLHLLYDKHYEEQSVLVDTIAERIQILGGVAVAMAHDVAELASIPRPPRDREEAPIQVSRLLEAHQIILKNCHDFAQQADESGDDGTNDLLISEVLRANEMQVWFVSEHVVDTPLARAE